The window CCTTGGCGAAGGGAAGCGCCGATACGGTTCCTATAGGTAGAGCAATTGCGTCAAAGCAATGGTAGTATCGCGGCCGGCCGGGGGCGGCCGGCAGTTGACATGTCTCTTGAGGGGGAAGTTATGGCGACCAAATCTACTAGGAATGTGTTGCTTGGCCTCGTGGCCACGCTCGGCACCAGCGTACCGGCCCATGCGCCGGATGATGTCACGAAGACGGGCATCGCGGCTGGCTTGGGGGTCGCTGCCGCGAGCGGCAAGACGACGATGGGCGATGGTGCGGGAGCGATCGAGGCATCGTTGCTCGACAGCGACGCCATGCTTCAGGCTGGCGCGGCCATCAGGCGTATCGCCGAGGCCGCCCGGTCGGCGAACGGCAATCGCCCAGTACTGGTGCTGGGCAAGTCCGACACGGTCGATTTCTCCATGGCGCTGTGGGTGGTCGAGCGGCTCCGGTCCTTGAAGACGAGGGCCGAGGCGATGCCGGCCGCCGGATGCCGCAAGGCACCGATCGTCGTCGAGCAAACCACCCGCGGAAGTTCTGCATTCCTGGATGCGCCGGCTGAGACGACGAAGACCCAGAAATTCGGGTTCGCGCGAACCGATATCGTGGCTGCGCTCGCGAGCGACATCAGCGTCGGCGCGATCAAACTGAGCGCCGACGATCGCACCCTTCTGAATGCCATCCTGATGGGAAACGCGGCCGACACCGCATGGCACGATCTTTCAACCACAACGCCGACCTTCGCCAAGGCCAGCAACGCTGGCCTCATCGTGCTCGACGAGCAGGTCGCGGTCGATCCCAGGACGAACCCCGTGTTCCTGCTCCTTGCCGACCTCCAGCGCTGGACCGATGCCAATCGCCAGTGCGACGGCGAAAGCCACAAGGCGATGGTCGACACGATCGACAAGTTTATCGCGGCCATCACCTCGGCCGAGAAGGGAACACCGGCAATCGTGGCGGCTGCGCAGCTGGCACCGTCCGGTTTCGATCGGTTGCCCCTCATCCTTCGGGTCGGGATCGACGACCGGGGCGGGACATCGATTACGTGATCGAACATCTGGTACACGATCGGCCTGCCCGGTGCCGCCGTGATCACAAGCGGCCTGAAGGTCAGTTTCCAGTTGAGCGATCCCAAAGTCGGGCAGAACCTGATGACCGGCGAAGTTCGTTGCGCCACCCGGCCTACCAGCTACCGGGACGTGCAAAACATGCTTGTGACCCGCAAGGCGACCGGCAGCAATTCTGTCGGCGACCGGCAGAAGACGCTTGTCACGTGCGCGTACAGGACCAGTTGAACAGCTACGCCGCCGGCCGGATCCACGCCCCCTTTTCGCCTCGGTGTCTTGCGATCCGGACCACGTTGACGGATTTCGCGCGTGAAATGTCATCGGGACAGCAATGTCGCGTTCGCTGCGCTAGCTGCAGGGCTGGCATACTTCTCACCCGGCACCACAACAGCTAGCTACGCAGCAGTGCTCGGACGATCTCGGCAACCATCCGGCGACGACGGCGATGGTATTGGCGCCAGCGGATGCGGAGCGCGGCGACATCGCCGCGATCGGTTGCCGCCGACAGATGCGCAATCTCGTCCCGTGTGTCAGCGATCAAGCCCGCCTCGACCAGGCGGACCGCGTGCAGCCGCGCGTTGATGTCCCGAACCGCGCGCAGGTGCTCCTCGTTCCTCGACGCGCGGGCCAGGCGTTCGACGAGCGCGCCTGTCGCCGTCGCATCGTCGTCCGCCTGCCCGCCATTGGCGGCATGGGCTGCGATCCGGCCGGCCGCCGATCGCAGGATGATCCCGATGACGTCCTCGTTCCAACGGTAGAGGTCGGCGAGCGCGGGCGCGTCGATCATCGGCACATGGAAGCCGCCGCCCGGACGGGCATCGACGAGACCGGCGCCACACAACTGGTTCAGCGCCTCGCGCACCGGCGTCGCGCTGGTGGCCAGCCGGTCCGCCAGCACGGCAGGGTCGAGCCGGGTGCCCGGTCGCACGACGCGCGTCAGGATCAACCGCCGGATCGCGTCGTGGACGCGCTCGGTCGTTGCGCCGGCGTTCATCCGCCGGGGCTTTGCCCAGCGACGAACGCCGCGACCATCTCGGCCTGGTCGGGACGCAGCGCGTCGACTGCGCCGATCGCCACGTCGATCTCGTCGCCGAGCAGGATCGAGGGACATTGCGCCGCTCCTTAGGGTCTGGCATCGGCGCAAAGGCACCATAGCCCTCCAAAATCGGGTGGCGAGGGTCGGTGGCCGTCGCCGCACCGCTTGTCGCGAGAATTGCCGGAGCCGCTAAAGCACCGAACCTGAAGACCGCTTCATTTCTCGATCATCCTACTCGCGCAAAGGAAGCCGCACCGAACAGGTAGGCCGGTGTGACCGCACGCTTCGCCGATGCAGGCGTCACCTTCGCGACCGGTCGCGCCGCCCCCAAGGCGGCAAACAAGGCTCGGACCCATTCCTCGGCTTGGTCGTCGGCGATGCGATAGTGGATTTGACGCGCTTCGCGGCGCGTCACGACCAGCGCGGCCCGGCGTAGCTCGGCAAGCTGCTGGCTGAGCGCGGGCTGACCGATGCCGGTCGCCGCCTCGATCTCGCCGACCGCCTGCTCCCCATCGAGAAGCGAGGCGAGGATCATCAGTCGCTGGGGCTGGGCGAGTGTGCGTAGCCGTTCCACCATTGCATCGGCCTGGGCACGATCGAGGCTCATGTGTCGGGCCTCAGCCGGTGAAACCAGTTCGCCTCGCCATCGACCGGAAGCGCGGGTGGCGACAACACCTCGTCGCCAGGATGCCAGCCTGCGGGCGTTAGCGCGTCGCCTCTCGACGCCCGTTGAAGCGCTTGCACCGTGCGCAGCATCTCCTCGACCGATCGGCCGACGTTCATCGGATACCAGTTGGTCGCCCGGACCACGCCTTCGGGGTCGACGAAGTAGGTCGCCCGCACCGCGGCGGAGTCGGTCGCCGCAGCATCAAGCATTCCATAGGCACGTCCGACCGCCATCGAAGGGTCTTCCACGACCGGAAACGGCACCTCGACGCCCGAGAGTTCGTGGATCGCGCGCATCCAGGCGACATGGCTGTAGAGGCTGTCGACCGACAGGCCGAGCAGCGCGCAGTCGATCGCCTCGAATGTCGGCGCTGCCTTGGCGAGCGCGATGAACTCGCTGGTACAGACCGGCGTGAAGTCGGCCGGGTGAGAAAAGAACAGGAGCCAGCGCCCGCGATACTGATCGAGGCTGACCTCCCCCATCGTCGTGCGTGCGGTGAAATTGGGGGCGGGATCGCCGATGCGAAGCGGTCGAGGCAGGGGGGCAGGTTCGTCCATCGCGTCGGACATGGCAGCCGAAGGTTGTTGACGCAAGAGCATTACAAACATACATAAAGGATGATTTGTTAGGAGTCGTAAGTGTCTGGTGGTCGTCATCTCGAACAGGTCGCCGCGCAGCGGAACGGCAGCATCCACGTCCGCGACGGCTTCGACGAGGATGCCTTCGTCGCGATACGCTCGGCGCGCGACGCGACGCTCTCGTCACCGCGGCCGATGCTGCCCGCGATCCAGGTCGATATGCGTGCCGGTCGCCTGCCTGGGCCGGAGGCCAACGGCACCCGCTATCTCCGCATGCCGCTGAACACGCCCTGATGCCGGGCTTTCCCCATGCCATGCCGCTGCATGGCCTCGCCGGCGGGTTGATGATCGGCCTTGCCGCGGCGCTCATGCTGCTCGTCAACGGACGGGTCGCCGGATGCAGCGGTCTGTTCGCGCGCGCGACCGGCCTTACCGGAGAGGGCGTGCCACGTGGCATCGCGCTGGCGTTTGCGATCGGTCTGCCGATCGGCGCCGCGATCATCCTCCTCACCTTGGGCGTTCGAGCCCACTTCCCGTCATCGCTCGTCTTGCTGGCGGTAGCCGGCGTCGTTGTCGGGTTCGGCACACGGCTAGGCTCCGGCTGCACCAGCGGCCACGGCGTCGTCGGCATGGCGCGGCTCTCGCCGCGTTCGATGGCGGCGACAGCGACATTCATGGGGTTCGGGATCGCAACGGCGACGATCATGCGACTGAGCGGGGTGGCGCTGTGAGCCGACAGACGCTGGTCGCACTTGCCAGCGGCATGCTGTTCGGCGCGGGGCTGGCGATCTCGGGCATGACCGATCCAGCGCGCGTCAGCGCGTTCCTCGACGTGGGTGGCTCCTGGGATCCGACGCTCGCCTTCGTGATGGGCGGAGCCTTGCTCCCGATGGCGGCCGCTTGGGCGCTCGTGCGACGGCGCGGCCGCCCGCTCGTCGCGGACGCCTTTCATCTGCCGTCAACCACACCGATCGATGCTCGCCTGCTTGGGGGTGCGGCTCTGTTCGGGATCGGCTGGGGCGTCGCGGGTCTGTGTCCCGGCCCGGCCGTCGCCGCGCTCGCCGTGGCGCCGGTCCCGGCGCTCGTATTTTGCGTGGGCATGACGACCGGGTTCGTCCTTTTCCGTCTTCTGCCAGCCCCGCCATCGAAAGGAAGCAGCATGGAGTTCACGCATCTTGCCGATAACTTCGCCGTCTCGGCGCAACTCGACGTCGCCGATGTCGAACGAGCCCGCCGCGCAGGTTTCCGTTCGATCATCGCCAACCGGCTGGACGGTGAGGACGCCCGGCAACCGAGCGCCGCCCAGATCGCGGCCGAGGCCACGCGGCTCGGCCTCGCCTTCGCTCATATCCCGATCGGCTTCACGCAAGCCGGCGATGCCGACGCCGACGCG of the Sphingomonas adhaesiva genome contains:
- a CDS encoding GntR family transcriptional regulator; this encodes MNAGATTERVHDAIRRLILTRVVRPGTRLDPAVLADRLATSATPVREALNQLCGAGLVDARPGGGFHVPMIDAPALADLYRWNEDVIGIILRSAAGRIAAHAANGGQADDDATATGALVERLARASRNEEHLRAVRDINARLHAVRLVEAGLIADTRDEIAHLSAATDRGDVAALRIRWRQYHRRRRRMVAEIVRALLRS
- a CDS encoding ArsR/SmtB family transcription factor — protein: MSLDRAQADAMVERLRTLAQPQRLMILASLLDGEQAVGEIEAATGIGQPALSQQLAELRRAALVVTRREARQIHYRIADDQAEEWVRALFAALGAARPVAKVTPASAKRAVTPAYLFGAASFARVG
- a CDS encoding peroxiredoxin: MSDAMDEPAPLPRPLRIGDPAPNFTARTTMGEVSLDQYRGRWLLFFSHPADFTPVCTSEFIALAKAAPTFEAIDCALLGLSVDSLYSHVAWMRAIHELSGVEVPFPVVEDPSMAVGRAYGMLDAAATDSAAVRATYFVDPEGVVRATNWYPMNVGRSVEEMLRTVQALQRASRGDALTPAGWHPGDEVLSPPALPVDGEANWFHRLRPDT
- a CDS encoding YeeE/YedE family protein, whose product is MPGFPHAMPLHGLAGGLMIGLAAALMLLVNGRVAGCSGLFARATGLTGEGVPRGIALAFAIGLPIGAAIILLTLGVRAHFPSSLVLLAVAGVVVGFGTRLGSGCTSGHGVVGMARLSPRSMAATATFMGFGIATATIMRLSGVAL
- a CDS encoding DUF6691 family protein translates to MSRQTLVALASGMLFGAGLAISGMTDPARVSAFLDVGGSWDPTLAFVMGGALLPMAAAWALVRRRGRPLVADAFHLPSTTPIDARLLGGAALFGIGWGVAGLCPGPAVAALAVAPVPALVFCVGMTTGFVLFRLLPAPPSKGSSMEFTHLADNFAVSAQLDVADVERARRAGFRSIIANRLDGEDARQPSAAQIAAEATRLGLAFAHIPIGFTQAGDADADAMARAMRELPKPILAYCRTGTRSAALWALGLAPDSEPGELVRRAAAAGHKITALMPSLRRRAGGR